CAGCGACGAACAGCGATCCCATTATCTGCCGCGCATCCTCTCTGCCGAGGACGTCTGGTGCCAGGGCTTCAGCGAGCCCGAAGCCGGAAGTGATCTCGCCTCTCTGAAGACGAGAGCCATGATCGACGGTGACGAGCTGGTGATCAGCGGGCAGAAGGTGTGGACGTCAAAGGCGCAGTACGCCAACAAGATCTATCTGCTCGTTCGAACGGATCCGGCCGCCCCGCCACACGAGGGGATCAGCTATGTGCTGGCCGACCTGGCGGTCGAGGGTATCGAGGTGCGTCCCATTCGCCAGATCACCGGCGACGCCGAGTTCAACGAGATCTTCTTCGACAGCGTCCGGGTGCCGCTCGCCGGCGTTCTCGGCCCGTTGAACGAAGGGTGGCGGGTCGCGAAGTCAACGCTTGGCTACGAGCGAGTGGGCCAGAGCCGTACGCACCGAATCGAGCGCCGCCTGGCCATTCTGACATCGATGGCCAGGGAGCCGAATGCGCTCAGCGACAACGGGTTGGACGACGAATACGTAGCCGACCAGCTGGTGCGCTTCACAGCTCAGGTGGAAGCGCTACGCCAGATCGCCGCTCAGGCGACCGCCGCAGGCGTACGTGGGGTGAGCCCAGGACCCGAGGCCTCAGTCGCCAAACTGTTGACCTCGGAGGTCGACCAGGCGATGGCGAACTTCGGACTTGATCTCGCCGGTCCGGCGGGCACGCTGTTGGCTGGTTCCCCCGGTGCAGCGAAGAAGGGCAACGTCGCCAAGAGCTATCTGCTGATGCGCGCTGCGACGTTCGGAGCCGGGACGTCCGAGATACAGCGGAATGTCATCGCCGAGAAAATATTGGGACTGCCCCGTGACCCGTGACCGTGAACTGTCCTTGACCGAGATGGCCGACTCGGCGGCGGAGCTCAGCGAGCTGCGCACCACCGCGGATGACATCTTGAGTCACGCGTGGACGGTCGAGCGCACCCGCAGCCTCCTCGACGGTCCCGAACCGGCTTTCGACAAGGACCTATGGAAAACGATCGTCGAACTGGGCTGGCCCGATGTGCTGGTTTCCGAGCCCCGCGGCGGTGGCGGCGCGGGGGTACGTGAACTGTGCGTACTCACCGAGGCGGCCGGCGCGATTACCCTGCCGGTTCCACTGGCCTCAGTCGCATCCGCGGCGTGGTGCGCAGACCGCTGCGTCGAGGGCATCACGCTCGTTCTCGAGGACGTGGGCGCGACACTGCGCGACGGCAAAGTCACCGGAACCTGGCCGCTGGTGCCGTTCGGTGCGGTAGCCGAACGACTGATCGTCATCGCCATGAGCGACGGAGAACCCGTGTTGGGCATCGTCGACGCGGACGGCGGCGGTGTGCAGCGGACGCCACAACTACCGCTTGACCTCAATCCCGCCAGCAGCATCAATCTCGCTGAAGCGGAGCTGCTGCAGATCAGCTCAGGACCCGATGCCGCCGACCGCCACCGCAATGCGCTGATGCGCGACCGGCTCGCCACGATTGCGGAAGTCATCGGGATCGCTTCGGCCGCCAACGACGCCGCGGTCGAATACGCGAAAGTGCGGACTACTTTCGGTCGACCGATCGGATCCCGGCAGGCGATAAAACACCGTCTCGTTGACCAGCACTCGGTGGTCGAAGTCGCTCGCGCACTGGTGAATCGGGCCGCCGACGCCTGCGAACTCGACCATCCCGACGCCGAAGCACTGGTGTCATTGGCCGCGTTCTGGGCGGTCGACTCACTGCGGCGGGTACCCGAAGGAGCTACCCAGGTGTTCGGCGGAATCGCCTACACCTGGGAGCACGACGCGCACGTCTACCTGCGACGCGCAGCATGCCGCACCGCAGACCTGGGCTCGCGCTCACTTCACCGCTCAATCGTCGCTCGCTGGCTCGACTCAAGAATTTCGACTAACCGAAGTCCATGATGAGGTGGGTGAGTGTCGACTCGGCGAGCGCCCAGCGTCCGTCGGTGCGAACCCAACGATCGTGATAGTGCCCGAAAGCCGTCAACGACGTCCCGTTGTCCCAAAGAACACGCTCCTGCACAGGCCAAATGGCTAGGGCTTCATCCCCAGAGATCTCGACTTCTGGGATGTGGACCTGATGCACGGTTCGGGCGCCTGCCACTGATTCCCTGATCGCGGCGATGACCTCGTCGCGGCCCACGATGGCTTCGATGTCCGGGTTACCGTCACTGAGATCGAGTCTGACGTCCGGCGCGAGCACTGTGGCGAACGCTTCCCAATTCTTGGTATCCAGTGTCCTGCAGTATTTCGCCTTGGCTTGATAGAGCTCCTGGATGACCATCAGAGCTGTGTCGCCACTCATGTGACCGCGAGTTCCAGCCGCTCGAGACGACGCACCAAGATGCTCGGGAGCCAACGCCCCACCGCGGCAGGCTCGATCCATTCGGTCTGTTCCAAGAGCAGCTCTAAGACGATGTGGGCTTCGAGGCGAGCGAGCGCTGCTCCGACACAGAAGTGCGCACCCTTACCGAAGGTGATGTGGCCTTTCCCTTTCGGGCGATCCAGTCGGAACTCATCGGGGCTGTCGAATTGCGAAGGATCGCGGTTGGCCGCGCCCCACAACAAGAACAAGCGACTCCCGGCCGCCAGTTCGACGCCGCCAAGGGTGGTGTCCTCGACCACGTGCCGATAGTGTCCCCGGAAGGGCGGCTCGAATCTCAAGGACTCTTCGATGAATGCGCCCAGCAAGGCCGGATCAGCACGAAGCTGACGCTGGATGTCAGGGTGCGTTGCCAAAATCCAGACGGCGCTGCCCAGCAGCGACGCCGTCGACTCACCGCCGGCGCTGAACAGGGTCAACATGATCACCCGGGCGGTGTTGTCGTCGAGCGCTCCCGACCCGCACGCGGTGGCGAGGTCGCCAAGCAGGTTGTCACCCGGGTCGCTGGCTGCTTGCGCGAAGTACTCGCTGATGTAGACGCTCAGCTCGATTGCCGCATTGCCGGCTGCTGCGAGACCATCGGCGTCGATCAGTCCGTCGAGTAATTGCGTTGTGGCATAACCCGACTTGATGAGCATGTCGACATCGTCGTCGGGAACACCAATCAGCCTGGCTACCACCATCATGGGGAGGCGGTTGGCCATCGCACTCATCCACTCGATCCGCCCGTCGGTCCTTCCGGCACGCCAGAGGCGTGCAGCGGTATCGGCGACGAATCGCTCTGTCGCGCGGATGCGTTTGGCGGCGAGTTGGGGAACAAGCATCTTCCGATGGACGGCGTGAATCGGGTCGTCCGCAGTCGCGAGAACATGGGATGCACCCCCGAATCCCTCCATTTCGAATGCGCCCACCCCGTTCTCAGGGGTATAGGTCATCGTGGCGGTCAGATTTGATGAGAAGTCGTCGGGGCGTCCAATGACTTCATTGATTGCCTCCCAGCCGTAGACCGCGTAGAACTCTGAGCCGGCGACCTGCTGAACCGGGCCACGTTCGCGCATTCGCGCGTAGTACGGATAGGGGTCTTGGATCGTGGTGTCGCTGAAGAACTCGACGCCCGAAACGTCCGGATCGACGGTCACTGACTTCGCTCCCTCGCTGTAGAGGCGATCAGCGGTAATCGAGCGTGACCGGCAGCCGATCGTAAGTGTGCACCAGGGCGGACGGCCGCAACGAGCCCTCTCCCGTCACGCGAATTCCCTTGGCGCGCTTGATCACCTCGTCTAGGACGAACCGCGCCTCGCGACGTGCCAGTGCTGCCCCCATACAGAAGTGCTCACCCACGCCGAAACCGAGATGCCCCGCAGCGTCCTGGCGATGGACATCGAATTCCTCGGCAGTCGGTCCCCAATGGTCAACGTCCCGGTTGGCGGATGCGTAGGCGAGAAGAAGCCCGTCGCCTTCTCGAATCGTGGCGCCACGCAGTTCGACGTCTTGTGCCGCTTGGCGCGCCATGCTCATCACGGGCGTCCACCAGCGCAGCACCTCCTCGACCGCATTATTGCCGACCTCGGGATCCGCGAACGCTTGTTCCGCCTGATCGGGATGCATGTCGAAACACGCGGCAATACCAGCGATCAGACTTTGCGTCGTTTCACTGCCCGCCGCCAATAGCGTCAGCGCGTAGGTCATCACCTGGATCTCGTTGAGCGGCTCGGAGTCGATGCGCACCTGCGAGAGCATCGAGAGCAGATCATCGGTCGGATCCTTGGCACGCTCGGCAACCAGTGCCATCAAATAGGGGGCGACCTCACCGAAGATCAGCTCCATGTCACCATCGTCGGCGACGCCGCTACCGACCTTCGCGATCGTCGTGGCCCACCCCGCCACCTTTGGCCAGTCGGCTTCAGGCACGCCCAACAGATAGGCGAAGACATACACCGGGAACGGTTCAGCGACGTGTTCGATCCAGTCGAATTCGCCGTCGGGAAGGCCGTCGAAGATGGTGGCGATCACCTCACGCACGCGCGCCTCGAGTTTCGCGACGGCACCCGGCGTGAAGCGGACCCCGATTGCCTTGCGATGTGCGCGGTGTTCGGGCGGATCCATGAACAGGATTCCGCGAGCGCCGTAGCCCTGAGGATCGCGGCCCTCCCGACGCGCGACAAGGTCCATCATGATGGCGATACGCTCGGACTTGAACTTCTCTGGACGCGCCGAGATGGTCTTGATGTCGTCGTACTTCGTCACGACCCAGAACTGCCCCTGCTCGTACCAGTGCACCGGGTCGGTGTCACGCAGTTGCGCAAACGTCGCATTCGGATCGCCCAGATAGAACGAGGCATCATCGAAGCGGGCGTCAGAGGGTGCCGAAGTTATCGCCATGACTCTGAACAATAGAACACAATATGTGAATGTGTGAAGACTGGCTGCACATGACGCAGTTGGACATCAATAGAACGAATGTTGTTCAATTGTACAAATGAGCCATGCCGCACTCAGTAGCTGACGAAGGGTGACCGACGCCGTGCCCTCCTCAGGATTCTTGTCAGGTGTGCGTGTACTGCAGCTCGGCGACGGTATCGCGGGGTCATCGGCCGCGGCCCTACTGGCCAGCCTCGGCGCCGACGTGGCGCGCCGTCCCCTGTCGGCAGCGCACCGCGTGGGGCCCCGGATCGACACTTCTTCGGGTCCACAGACCGCCGTCGACCTGGTCCTCGATCGGCAAAAGCGGTTGTTGCGATCCGACGAGAAACCCGACCTCGGCGACTACGACATCGTCATCAACGACGGCGCAAGCGAACAGCCCACACCCGTCGAGGGGGTCGTCGTCAACCTCACACCCTTCGGCATGGACGGACGCCATCGCAATCGGCCGGGCGGCGAGATCGTCGCGCAGGCTAGCGGCGGTCTGCTGGCCACAATCGAGGACGCCGACGGTAATCCGGTACCTGCGCCGGGATACGTCGCATCGAAATCCGTGGGCGCAGTTGCGGCGTTGGCGGCACTGCACGGATTGGACCGGCACAACCGCAGCGGCGGCGCCGTCGTGGTCGACGTTTCGGCGCAGGAGGCGGTGATCTTCACCGCTGCGCTCCCCGAGTGCGCCCACACCATGTACCGGTGTCCCGGCCGCGCCGGCAGCGGACGTTACCTGGCGCCCTCGGGCGTCTTCGAATGCCAGGACGGACTCGTCCGCATCACTGCCGTGGAGAATCACCAGTGGCAACAGTTGAGAAAGACCATCGGCGATCCTGAATGGGCGGCGGGCCTCGACGAACGATCCGCGCGAATCGAGCATGCCGATCTGATCAACGCGCGGGTCACCGAGTGGACGAGAAATCAGAACAAGTCGGACTGCGCCGCGCTGTTGCAGGCCAACGGCGTCCCCTCCACCCCGGTCAACCATCCGGGCGAACTGTTGAACTCGCCGCAGCTTGCCCACCGCTCGTCGCTGCAGAACGCACGAATCGACGACCGCGATGTCACCGTGCTCGGCCCGCCGTGGACCGTGACACCGGGTCGCCCGGGGACCGGCCGCGGCACCGGCATCGCCGGACTTCGCATCGCCGAACTCACCCACGTGCTCGCCGGGCCCATCGTCGGGGCGTTGCTCGGGGGGATGGGCGCAACGGTCGTTCGGCTCGAGGATCCCGACCGGTTGGACATTTACCGCCGCAGCGGCCCGTTCGCCGACGGGGTCGCCGGCCCCGAGCGCGGCGCGTACTACGCCGTGGCCAACCACTCGAAGCAGAGCGTGCTGCTCGACCCGGAGCACATTGGCGCCGATGTCGCCGCGATACTGGCCGACTCCGACGTCCTCATCGAGAATGTCGGATCGTCTCGGTTGAAGCGCCTCGGCGTGGATCCTGCGGAACTCGCGGACACCGGCCGATTGACTCTTCGCGTGTCCGGATTCGGCTCCGATGGACCACTGGCTGGATATCGGGTGTACGCCAACAACGTTCAGGGCTACGGCGGTCTGGCGGCGCTGAGCACCACCGCCGACGGGTCGCCGGCTCGGTTGGGTACCGTTCTGGCCGATCCGCTGTCCTCGGTCGTCGGAGCATTGGTGATCGCGGCATGGGCGCTGGACCGAAATCGATCCGGCGGGGCGGTGATCGATCTGTCCATGGCCGAAGTGGTCGCGTCGACGATTGCGGAGTACGTCGCCGCCGCGTCGACAGAGCAGACGCCTTCGGCCGTCGACGTTCACCGGTTTGTCCACCGCTCGACCGACGACCACTGGGTCGCGGTCGAACTAGCCGGAACGCAATGCGAAGCCGACAGCACCGAGTTCGTCCGCGCCCTGATCGCCACCAATCGGGCCGACGACGCGGCGCTGAAGCTTCAGGGCGCGGGCATTTCGGCTGCCGTGGTCCGAAGCGGCGGCGAACTGGTGAACGACGGCCACCTCAACGAGCGCGGCTTCTTCCCCGAAATCGCCCATCCGGATCCCGATCTGAGAACGGCACGACTGGTTGGACTCCCCTGGCGGTTCGCCGGCGAAGGTCCGCTTCCGTTGAGTCCGCCGCCCGCGCTGGGGAGTTCGAACGCCCTCTACGAGAGGAACACCGATGCCGATGTCACCGCCTGATCGCCCGGCGACCGTGTGGTCGTCGACGTTCATTCCCTCGAAGTCACCCCTGCCCGGCTTCGGCGCCGAGGGTTACAGCGTGGCGTGGGTCGACAGCGGCACCGAACGACTTCAAGTGGTCGTGGACGGCGCCCGACCATCGCCTGGGACGAAGGGACGGTTGGTGGATCGCATCTTTGACGATCAGACCGTCGAGATGTTCATGGCGGATGACCGATGACCGGCGTTCATCTCGCCGGTGTCGGCGTCACCGAGTTCGGAAAACACCGTGACGTCCCGCTGATCGAACTTGGCGTCACAGCGGCACGGCAAGCCCTGCAGGACTCCGGCCTTGACTACACCGACATCGGTGAGGTGTTCACGGCCTCGTCACTAGCTGGACCGCAGACCGGTATCAAGGTTGCACTCGAGTTGGGACGCACCGGGATTCCGGTTACCGCAACCGAAAGCGCCTCGGCGAGCGGCCTGGTCGCGCTCCGGCACGCGATCTCCGCAGTCACCTCAGGCCGAAGCGAGGCCGCCCTCGCTATCGGCTACGAGAAGACGACCGCCTTGGAGCCAGGTGGTGTGGTACCCGCGGCTGTTGGGTTCTGGGACCGCTTTCCCGCACAGACGCACTACGCCATCGAGGCGGCCCGATGGCTGTACGACGCCCGCTGTGGACCCGAGGTGATCGCCGCTGTGGCCGCGAAGTCCTACAACCAGGCCCGGTTGAATCCGCTTGCAGTACGACGGGACTCCGGTCCGGTGACCGTGGACGACGTGCTGGCCGCCCGGATGGTGGCGGAGCCGCTGACGAAGATGATGTGTCACGCCTCGGTGGACGGCGCCGCCGCCATTGTCGTGACACGCGAACCACGTCCGCGATCGGTCTCGGTGTTGGCGGTCGAACAGACCAGTTGGCCAACCGATCCGTCGTGGCCGCTCCTCGGGCCCGTCGTGGGCCCGCCGTCGCAACTGACGCTGACCGCCGAGAGGGCATACACCACCGCAGGCATCAAACCGACAGATATCGGGGTGATTTCACTGCACGACATGTGCGCCAGCGAGGAAATCACCGCACTCATCGCCATGGGGTTGGCCGATTCCGCCGGAGTTGCCGCACTCGCCCAGACCGGTGGTCTCGCGCACGACGGAACGCTGCCGACCAACACCGACGGTGGCTGCATCGCCCGCGGCCACGCCTTTGGAGCGACCGGCCTGGCTCAGGCCGCAGAAGTCGTCACCCAACTTCGCGGCGAGGCCGGAGCGAGGCAGGTGGCACAGCCAAAAGTCGGGATGGCTCAAGCTGTCGGCGGCGGCGGCTCCTGTGTCGTGGCGCTGATGCGCGCCTGAACTGGCGATTTCTACGCGATCGCGCCACTCTCTTTCAGCGCGAGGATCCGGTCCCAGTCACCGCCGAGATCCAAGATGAGTTGCTCTGTGTCGGCAGCGAATTCGGGCATCGGCGCCAACGCCAGCGGTGTCTCGTCGAAGAGCACGGGGCTTGCCACAAGATCGAAGCTCGCTCCCTGGTCATCCACCGTGACGATGTTGCCGTTCGCACGCACCTGCGGGTCGGCGGCCACCTCGGCGGTGGTCTGCACCGGTGCCCACTGTCCGTCGAAACCCTCCAGGGCGACCCGCCAATGAGCTAGCGGCTGAGCGCCGATCGTCGCACGCAACACCTCTATCGCGTCTGCACCGTTGGCAGCGAGCAGCTGGTGGGTCGCAAAGCGTTCATCCTCGGCCAGTTCAGGGACGCCCACCCGGCGACAGAACTCAGCGAAGTAGCGGAATCCCTGCAGCATGGACAGCCCCAGGAACCGGCCGTCTGCGGTTCGATAGAACCCGACCAATGGGTTGTTCGGGGTGACGTTGGCTCCCGCAGGATTGGTCTGCCACGGTTGACCACTCACCAACGCGGCGTTGATGGCCACGCCGGACGCCCACACACCCACTCCCAAAAGCGAGATATCCACCACACGAGCATGACCCGTGCGCTCCCGTTCGAAGAGCGCGGCGGCGATACCGCCGGCGATCGTCATTCCCCCGATCGAATCCCCGTACGCGGGTCCCGGTTGTGGAACCACCCCGTCAATGTCGCAGGGCGTCGAACCGGCGGCGCCCGCGGCCCGGCTCCAAAATCCCGTCATGTCGTAGCCGCCGGTCCCAGCGTCAGGCCCCAGCGGCCCGTAGGCGCTACCGCGCGCATACACGATGTCGGGATTGGCGGCCCGCAGATCGTCGACGTCGATCCGCAGTTTCTTCCTGGCGTCCGGCAAGAAGTTGGTGAGGAACACATCACTGGTCTTGGCAATGTCCATCAGCAGCTCATGCCCGTCCGGCGTCGCCATGTCCAATGCGACCGAGCGTTTCCCGCGGTTTGCGTGCTCCATCACCGGGTTCCGCTCACCCTCGATGGTAATGTGCCCGAGCTGACGCAGGCCGCGTTGGGAGTCGCCGGTCTGCGGATGCTCGATCTTGACCACGTCCGCGCCCCAGTCCGCCAGCACTGCACCGGCAGCGGGCACGAACGTCCACTGCGCGACTTCGAGTACCCGTACGCCCGACATGGGTCCGCTCATCGATTCCCCTCGTACCTTCGTTGATCGCTATCGTGTCAGCGGCGATTCAGCGTCACCGGCAGCAGATCGAAATTGTTGTTCAGCGCCGATGGCCTGGGAACGCGTTCTCCGGTGACTTCAATGCCGCTGGCGCGCTTGACGATTTCGTCAAGCGTCAGTCGCGCCTCTCTGCGGGCGAGTGCAGCGCCCATGCAGAAGTGTTCGCCGACTCCGAAGCCGAGATGGCTCGGCGCGTCCTTGCGTCGGATGTCGAACTGATCGGCCGTTTCACCAAAGTGCTCCGTGTCGCGGTTCGCTGAACCGTAGGCGAGCAGCACTCCATCACCCTCCCGGATCACCTTGCCGCGCAACTCCACATCGTGGGTGGCTTGTCTCGCCATGCTGCGTACCGGTGTCCAATAGCGAAGGACTTCTTCGATAGCGTTGTCCACCAGCGAAGGATCGTCGAACAGAGCTCGCGCCTGGTCCGGATGACTTGCCAGGCACTCGGCGATACCCGCGATCAGACTCTGGGTGGTTTCGCTACCGGCCGCCAGCAGCGTGAGCGCATACACCATGATCTGCAGGTCGTCGAACGGTACCCCGTCGATCTCACCCAACGTGGCGAGCATCGTCATCAGGTCGTCATCGACCGGGTTCTGAGCCTTCTCCTTGGCGATGTCCAGGAGATACGGACCGATCTCGGTCATGATGACATCGAAATCCGCCTGGGTTGCCGCTCCACTTCCGGAGCGTGAGATCGCCGTCGACCATCCGGCCACTTTCGGCCAGTCGGCCTCGGGTACGCCGAGGAGATAGGCGAAAACGTAGACAGGTATCGGCTCCGCGACGTGTGCTATCCAGTCGAACTCCCCGTCAGGCAATGCGTCGAAGACCTCGTTGACGACCTGTTTTACCCGCTCTTCTGCCCTGGCGACCGCCGCCGGGGTGAAGCGACCCTGGAATGTTCGTCGATGAGCCCGATGGACCGGCGGATCGAGGAACATGATTCCTCTGTTCCGGTAGCCCTGCGGTTCGACTCCCTGCTTGTGCGCGATGAGATCCATCAGAATCGCGATGCGTTCGGAGGCGAACTGATGAGGTCGTGCCGAAATCGCTTTGATGTCATCATATTTTGTGATGACCCAGAACTTTCCGTCGTCATACCAGTGCACGGGATCATGTGTTCGCAGCTCGCGGAACACCTCGTCGGGGCGATCGAGGTAGAACTGAGCCTGGTCGAATTGCGCGCCTGAGGTCGCCGACAGGGGATTCGTGACTGTCGTCATAGATGAACAATAGAACACAAAGTGTCTATTTGCGATATGGTCGTCGGGTGAGCTCTGCCTTGTCGCACCTTCGGGTGTGTGACCTCAGCGGGCAACTGGCCGGCGCGGGCGCGACGAAGATCCTGGCCGCGTTTGGTGCCGAGGTGATCCGGGTCGAGGATCCCGCGACCCGTGGCCTGTGGGACGCCCTACGGGGAGTGGGTCCCTATGTCGACGACCGTCGTGGGATCGACCTCGGCGCCGGGTTCAACAACCACAATGTCGGGAAGTACGGCGTCACCATCAACCTGCGTCTCGACGAGGGAAAACAGCTGCTGCGTGAACTGGTCGCGATCAGCGACGTCGTCTGTGAGAATTTCGCGGCCGGCGTGATGGCGCACCGCGGCTTCGGCTACGACGATCTTCGCGAGATCAAGCCCGACATCATCTATGTGTCCAACTGCGGATTCGGCCATACCGGCCCGTACCGCGACTTCAAGACGTGGGGTCCGATCGTGCAGGCGATGAGCGGTCTCACGTTCACCTCGGGGCTGCCCGATGCCGAACCCGCCGGTTGGGGCTTCTCCTACATGGATCACGGGTCGGCCTTCTACATGACGGTGGCCATCATGGCGGCGCTGCACCACCGTGACCGCACGGGTGAAGGTCAGTACGTCGATCTGGCCACGGTGCCCGCGGGCATCGCGATGCTGCCAACCGAGGTGCTCGACTGGACGGTGAACCGGCGACGCACCTCGGCACGAGGAAACCGGGCCGACTTCGACGAGTTCGCACCCCACGGCATCTACCCGTGCGCGGGTGAGGACCGATGGATCGCCATCGCGTGCCGTGACGACAGGGAGGCGGCGTTGCTGGCCAAGGTGCTGGACGAACCCGCGATCGCCTCGGAGCGCTTCGCGACACTGGCCACTCGACTCGCCGCCGCCGACGAACTCGACGAACTGGTTGCCACGGCCACCTCCCGCCGCGATGCCATCGCACTGGCCGATGATCTCGTCGATGCCGGCGTGCCCGCCAGCGTCGTCAAGAGCCCGCGGGAACGCATCGACGAAGACCCGGACCTGGCCAGGATGGGACTCTTCCCGACCGTCACACACCCCGACATCGGTGCCGTGCGCGTCGAGGGTGTTCCGCTCACCTTCTCAGCGACCCCGTGGAATGTAGACAGGCCGGGACCCAAACTGGGCCAACATAATCGCGAAATCCTGGGCGCACTCCTCGGCCACGATGACTCGACGCTTGATGCCTGGGCCGAGCGAGGTGTGATCTGAGCGCGCTAGCCGATCTCCGCGTCGTGGAGATAAGCGACCAGTTCACGCCCGTGGGCGGGCGTGTGCTCGCCGAACTCGGAGCCGAAGTCATCGTCGTCGAACCGCCACAGGGTTCCCCGCATCGTCTGCGTCCGCCGTTCGTCGATGACGAGTCCGGCGTTGACCGCAGTCTGCGTTGGTGGGGTCAGAACGCCGGAAAGCGCAGCGTGACCCTCGACGTTCAATCGGAGTCGGGCGCTGACACGCTGCGCCGACTCATCGGAAGTGCCGACATCGTGCTAGCCGGCGGCGATCGAGCGCCCGGCGGCATCACTTATCGTGAGGCGGCCGGGGACCATCCCGGTCTGATCTGGGTTTCGGTGACGCCGTTCGGATTGGGCAGCGTCAGGGCCGACCACCCCGCCACCGACCTCACGGTGCTCGCTGGAGGTGGGCCGGTGTGGAATTGCGGTTACGACGATCACTCCATACCGCCGATGCGCGGCTCCGGCGACCAGGCTTCCAACATCGGCGGCATGTACGCCGCGATCGGCGCGTTGATCGCGCTGTCGCATCGCGATCACACCGGTGTCGGCCAACTCGTCGACGTCAACGTGACGGCGGCCTGCAACGTTACCTGCGAGCAGACCACCTATCACTGGCTCGTGAACCAGGCGGTGTGTGTCAGGCAGACCGGACGCCATGCCTACCCGACGCCCAGCTCCGAAGTCCAAGTGCGTTGTGCCGACGGCCATTACGCGACTACCGGGGTGCTGCCCCGTAAACCGGAGGAATTCACTCGGATGATCGCCTGGCTCAACGAGTTAGGGCTGACCGAGGAGCTGCCGGAGACTGTGTTCCTCGAGATGGCCGCCGCCCGGACCACCCCGGTCGATCTGGCCTCAATCGGCGAGGACGACGAAACGACGGCAATCATGAGCGCCGCCCGTGACGCCATCACATTGATCGCGTCACGTATGCCTGCCAAGGAGTTCTTCATTGCCAGCCAGCAACGGGGTTTCCCGGCGGGCGCCATTCTGCCTCCTGATGAGGCCTTCGATGACGAGCACATGGTGGCGCGCGGCATGCATGTACCTGTCGAGCACTCCGAGCTCGACCGGACGGTCGTGTATCCCGGTGTGCCCTACGCCTTTTCAGCCAGTCCTACAGTAGAGCCGAGCCGTGCGCCGATGCTGGGCGAGCACAACGCGCTTCTCGACGAGCTGGCGCTTTGAGCGCAGAACACCGCCTCACCCATGTCGGGCTCTGCGTCACGGATATCGAGCGCTCGACCGAGTTCTACTGTTCAGCGCTCGGATTCACCAAGATCGGTGAGATGCACGTCGATGATGAAGTATCCGCACGGCTGCTCGACGTCGAAGACCTGGTGCTCGATCTGGTCTACCTCGAGCGCGACGGATTCCGCCTGGAACTGCTGGCCTATCCCACATCCGGCACAACGGGCGACGGCGCGCCACGCCAGATGAACGCTCTCGGCTTCA
The sequence above is drawn from the Mycobacterium gallinarum genome and encodes:
- a CDS encoding CoA transferase translates to MSALADLRVVEISDQFTPVGGRVLAELGAEVIVVEPPQGSPHRLRPPFVDDESGVDRSLRWWGQNAGKRSVTLDVQSESGADTLRRLIGSADIVLAGGDRAPGGITYREAAGDHPGLIWVSVTPFGLGSVRADHPATDLTVLAGGGPVWNCGYDDHSIPPMRGSGDQASNIGGMYAAIGALIALSHRDHTGVGQLVDVNVTAACNVTCEQTTYHWLVNQAVCVRQTGRHAYPTPSSEVQVRCADGHYATTGVLPRKPEEFTRMIAWLNELGLTEELPETVFLEMAAARTTPVDLASIGEDDETTAIMSAARDAITLIASRMPAKEFFIASQQRGFPAGAILPPDEAFDDEHMVARGMHVPVEHSELDRTVVYPGVPYAFSASPTVEPSRAPMLGEHNALLDELAL
- a CDS encoding VOC family protein; translated protein: MSAEHRLTHVGLCVTDIERSTEFYCSALGFTKIGEMHVDDEVSARLLDVEDLVLDLVYLERDGFRLELLAYPTSGTTGDGAPRQMNALGFTHLSFRVDDADALATAVVEHGGQLLAHRTVVFSGGNRGLMLTDPDGNMLELIERIRAS